The Desulfomonilaceae bacterium genome includes a window with the following:
- a CDS encoding cysteine desulfurase family protein translates to MIYVDNAATTKISDSVFEKMLPFLREQYGNASSQHSLGAKAKRAVELARKQVAVAIGAEPSEITFTSGGSEANSWVIKCVADTYRNEPFHIITSSIEHHSVLNACHSLEQRGVEVTYLPVDALGQVSTGNVKAAIKPYTRLVSIMLANNEIGSIQPIAEIGRLLKDRDILFHVDAVQAVGHIPVDVNDLQVDFLVASAHKFNGAKGTGILYKRSVFELLPLVFGGKQEHGLRAGTENIAGIVAAGYAIEESVREMVDTANRLKAMVRDTVNGIKDKIPRVRVNGDSENRLPGTVNLCFDGVSGESLMYLLDLKGVCLSTSSACTSGKDEPSHVLLALGLTEQQAKSAIRISYGTYNCVDEVGKVVAAVCDAYEKIATSTS, encoded by the coding sequence GTGATTTACGTTGACAACGCGGCGACAACGAAAATATCCGACAGCGTCTTTGAAAAGATGCTACCGTTTCTGCGCGAGCAATACGGCAACGCCTCCAGCCAGCATTCGCTTGGGGCAAAAGCAAAACGCGCCGTTGAACTTGCTCGGAAACAAGTCGCTGTTGCCATTGGCGCTGAACCGTCAGAAATCACCTTCACCTCCGGTGGCTCGGAAGCGAACAGTTGGGTGATTAAATGTGTCGCTGATACTTACCGCAATGAGCCGTTTCACATTATTACCTCTTCAATCGAACACCATTCCGTCCTGAATGCTTGTCATTCACTTGAACAGAGGGGCGTTGAGGTAACATATTTGCCTGTTGATGCATTGGGGCAAGTTTCGACAGGGAATGTTAAGGCGGCAATCAAGCCCTACACCAGACTGGTGTCAATTATGCTTGCCAACAACGAAATCGGCTCGATTCAGCCTATTGCGGAGATAGGTCGATTATTGAAAGACAGAGACATCTTGTTCCATGTCGATGCCGTACAAGCCGTGGGGCATATCCCTGTCGACGTAAACGACCTGCAAGTTGACTTCTTGGTAGCCTCCGCACACAAGTTCAACGGGGCGAAAGGCACGGGAATTTTATACAAGCGGTCTGTCTTTGAATTATTGCCATTGGTGTTCGGTGGCAAACAAGAACATGGTCTTCGCGCCGGAACCGAGAATATCGCCGGAATCGTTGCGGCGGGCTACGCCATTGAGGAAAGTGTCCGCGAAATGGTTGATACGGCAAATCGACTAAAGGCAATGGTCAGAGATACCGTGAATGGCATAAAAGATAAGATACCCCGTGTGAGAGTTAATGGGGACAGTGAGAACCGTCTGCCCGGCACAGTAAATCTTTGTTTTGACGGCGTTTCGGGTGAATCCCTTATGTACCTGCTTGACCTGAAAGGTGTATGCTTGTCCACGAGTTCAGCTTGCACTTCGGGTAAAGACGAGCCGTCGCACGTGCTTCTTGCTTTGGGCCTAACCGAACAGCAAGCAAAGTCGGCGATTCGCATATCTTACGGTACATACAACTGTGTAGACGAAGTCGGCAAGGTAGTTGCGGCTGTGTGTGATGCTTACGAAAAGATCGCCACCTCAACAAGCTGA
- a CDS encoding cobyric acid synthase: protein MKTSKHGGNLTHLMNISGLPADKILDFSANINPMGLPDWLRPVVSATLESIIHYPDPESLNLVAAMAERYQCSSDQVLVGNGSSEILHLLPRALGKPRALILAPSYSDYFFACEAAGLDVDILFLDESSDFIPDLKRLESSLRGDELVFVCSPNNPTGLLIDSEAFRQLANRNPSTFFVVDEAFGDFVEGFDSLTLKRPENVLVLLSLTKIFSVPGLRIGCAICELEIVASVKLIQPTWSVNSVAQAVGAVALRDRDYVDRSRRLVNTQRQILEERLRAMDGLTVYLGKANFLLARIDRAGIDAVTLASRLLGDGIAIRVCDNFQGLDKRFFRVAVKTESQNDRLIESLGRALGIVRKPSSKKRVPAIMFQGTSSNAGKSVLTAALGRILLQDGYRVAPFKSQNMSLNSFVTISGGEMGRAQVTQAQACRLDPDVRMNPILLKPNSDTGSQVIVMGKPVGNMDVIEYVRYKPQAFDIVKAAYDALAQEYDVIVMEGAGSPGEVNLKHHDIVNMQMARYAEAPVLLVGDIDRGGVFASFVGTMEVLSECERSLVSGFVVNRFRGNKDLLTDAENYILRHTGKPVLGVVPYFHDLGLPEEDSVSFKNGLFNNSIMHDDSVEIAVIDLPHISNFTDFDALRAEPDVSLKIVKSPSDLNHPDAIILPGSKNTIGDLTYLKNTGIQGRLKQLTEQGVELVGVCGGFQMLGGGISDPHCLESDGKTFQGLGFLGVTTMLAPEKTLTRATCTHIESGLPVHGYEIHHGKSSGSNVEPVLRMGSGSIDGAKSRDGQIWGTYLHGIFDADEFRRWFIDRLRQRRGLAPKRKVMAIYDLEPALDRLADAVRQSLDMERIYGIIGL, encoded by the coding sequence ATGAAAACGTCCAAGCACGGCGGAAATCTTACACATCTTATGAACATCTCAGGACTTCCTGCAGATAAGATTCTAGACTTTTCCGCCAACATAAATCCTATGGGCTTACCTGATTGGCTGCGTCCGGTAGTGAGCGCAACACTTGAATCAATAATCCATTATCCCGACCCGGAATCTTTGAACTTGGTAGCGGCAATGGCCGAACGATATCAATGCTCCTCGGATCAGGTTCTAGTGGGTAACGGATCATCGGAAATCCTTCATCTATTGCCTAGAGCATTGGGAAAACCGAGGGCATTGATTCTGGCGCCTTCTTACTCGGATTATTTTTTCGCGTGTGAAGCCGCCGGACTGGATGTCGACATTCTGTTTCTGGACGAGAGTTCCGACTTCATCCCGGATCTTAAACGTCTGGAGTCATCTCTAAGGGGAGACGAACTTGTCTTTGTGTGTTCTCCCAACAACCCAACGGGCTTACTTATTGATTCAGAGGCTTTCAGGCAACTCGCCAACCGGAATCCTTCCACTTTTTTTGTTGTGGATGAGGCTTTTGGAGACTTTGTAGAAGGTTTTGACTCGTTAACCTTGAAGCGCCCTGAAAATGTCCTGGTTCTTTTGTCTCTAACCAAGATTTTCTCTGTTCCAGGCCTGAGAATCGGTTGCGCAATTTGCGAACTGGAAATAGTCGCCTCAGTAAAACTCATCCAACCCACCTGGTCGGTAAACTCAGTTGCCCAAGCGGTAGGGGCTGTCGCTTTAAGAGATCGGGACTATGTTGACCGGAGCAGGAGATTAGTAAACACACAACGGCAAATTCTGGAAGAGCGACTGAGAGCAATGGACGGGTTAACCGTTTACCTCGGCAAAGCCAACTTCCTTCTTGCAAGAATTGATCGCGCCGGCATTGACGCTGTTACGCTAGCAAGTAGACTGTTAGGGGATGGGATCGCAATTAGGGTCTGTGACAACTTCCAGGGTCTCGACAAACGCTTTTTCAGGGTGGCAGTCAAAACTGAGAGCCAAAATGACAGGCTGATCGAGTCCTTGGGAAGAGCCCTGGGAATCGTTCGTAAGCCATCCAGCAAAAAGAGAGTTCCAGCAATAATGTTTCAGGGAACCAGCTCAAACGCGGGCAAGAGTGTCTTGACCGCTGCTTTGGGCCGGATTTTGCTCCAGGATGGTTACAGGGTAGCGCCGTTCAAGTCACAGAACATGTCTTTAAACTCCTTTGTTACAATATCCGGTGGAGAAATGGGCCGGGCTCAGGTGACTCAGGCTCAGGCGTGCAGGCTGGATCCTGATGTTCGCATGAACCCAATTCTTCTTAAACCTAACAGCGATACGGGCAGTCAGGTAATTGTCATGGGCAAGCCCGTGGGTAACATGGATGTCATCGAATATGTTCGGTACAAACCCCAGGCGTTCGATATTGTAAAAGCGGCCTACGACGCCCTGGCACAGGAATATGACGTAATTGTAATGGAAGGCGCAGGTAGTCCGGGGGAAGTCAATCTTAAACACCATGACATAGTCAACATGCAGATGGCCCGCTATGCGGAGGCCCCTGTTCTTTTGGTAGGAGACATTGATAGGGGAGGCGTTTTCGCCTCTTTTGTAGGGACCATGGAAGTGCTGTCGGAGTGTGAAAGATCTTTGGTGTCGGGTTTTGTGGTCAATCGTTTTCGAGGTAACAAAGATCTTCTGACGGACGCGGAGAATTATATCTTGCGCCACACAGGAAAACCTGTGCTTGGCGTTGTGCCGTATTTTCATGATCTTGGACTTCCGGAAGAGGACTCGGTAAGTTTCAAGAATGGGTTGTTTAATAATTCAATAATGCATGATGATTCTGTAGAAATTGCTGTGATAGACCTACCCCACATTTCGAATTTTACTGATTTTGACGCTTTGAGAGCCGAGCCGGACGTTTCGCTAAAGATTGTCAAATCCCCTAGTGACCTGAATCATCCGGACGCGATAATCCTGCCTGGCAGCAAAAACACTATTGGAGACTTAACCTACCTGAAAAACACAGGTATTCAAGGTAGATTGAAACAACTGACGGAGCAGGGAGTAGAGTTGGTTGGAGTGTGTGGAGGCTTCCAGATGCTCGGAGGAGGAATATCCGATCCGCACTGTCTGGAATCAGACGGTAAGACTTTCCAGGGACTCGGTTTTCTGGGTGTGACAACAATGCTTGCGCCTGAAAAAACATTGACCCGAGCCACATGCACACACATTGAGTCCGGTTTACCTGTGCACGGTTATGAAATTCATCACGGAAAAAGTTCAGGCTCAAATGTCGAGCCCGTGCTGAGGATGGGATCAGGTTCGATTGACGGCGCAAAATCTCGGGACGGACAGATATGGGGAACATATCTCCACGGGATATTCGATGCTGACGAGTTTCGAAGATGGTTCATAGACAGGCTTCGTCAACGACGTGGTCTCGCCCCGAAACGAAAAGTCATGGCCATATATGATCTAGAGCCCGCTCTGGACAGGCTTGCGGATGCCGTCCGTCAAAGTCTCGACATGGAGCGGATATACGGAATAATCGGCCTTTAG
- a CDS encoding methyltransferase domain-containing protein: MHSPKLAKEFCHYWSRCLWNDQQSAIHALPVRFLSEKARILKIGCGYGRDAAFLVAKGYDVTAIEASPKMIDVAQRLHPELAGRIIPASVPLRDSDRLLSRQFRAVVCIGTIIHVPDILNYYRHFVPIYRINHTVVANTNPVIVFRSANFDSVP; this comes from the coding sequence ATTCACAGTCCCAAGCTCGCTAAAGAATTTTGCCATTATTGGAGCCGCTGCTTATGGAACGATCAACAATCGGCAATTCACGCCCTGCCTGTCCGGTTCTTATCCGAAAAGGCCAGGATCCTGAAGATAGGGTGCGGTTACGGCCGTGACGCCGCCTTTTTAGTTGCGAAAGGTTACGACGTTACGGCGATTGAAGCTTCTCCCAAAATGATAGATGTCGCCCAGCGTCTACATCCTGAACTGGCTGGTCGCATCATTCCGGCCAGTGTGCCGCTGCGGGATTCTGACCGCCTGTTGTCGCGTCAGTTCAGAGCGGTCGTGTGCATCGGGACCATAATCCATGTGCCGGACATACTGAATTATTATCGTCATTTTGTCCCTATCTATAGAATAAATCACACGGTAGTCGCCAACACGAACCCTGTAATAGTGTTCCGCTCCGCTAATTTTGACAGCGTCCCTTGA
- the brxL gene encoding BREX system Lon protease-like protein BrxL codes for MIEKLKNCFDEMVVYKDLKKSNFFSALSLPSFMRDWLLKKFEDMDGYFDSDELVRFVRTYLPRKDDWTAIKNQVVIEHERVKFLAKVSVDIDIKTGEVSFALPDFGLTSKDTIIEDFVWQDCKEDLIRGRETWGMVEIGYREADNYAIEFSKNKGKSAGRGKIKLTAFKTFCPYTIDIDYYKEARREFTTNEWLDVLLGAVDYNASGYLGDEEKKLTMLTRLLPFVEKRLNLIELAPKGTGKSYLFGRVSRFGWLSSGGVMSRAKMFYDQNKRVEGLVSGNDFITFDEVQTISFTDVDEMRAALKGYLESGIFTVGNYEGIAEAGVILCGNIKKETMDEDGFGNMFEELPSVFHESALIERFHGFIKGWNIPRMNDDLKIAGWALNSEYFCSIMHELRDDMSYRAIVDELIEVPEAADTRDTEAVKRIATAYLKLLFPQVRSANDITAREFKRYCLDRARKMRDTIKYQLGVLDVEYRGRDIPTFSVRPDPEEAG; via the coding sequence ATGATTGAGAAACTCAAGAATTGCTTTGACGAGATGGTTGTGTACAAAGACCTAAAGAAGAGCAACTTCTTCTCCGCTTTGAGCCTGCCTTCCTTTATGCGTGACTGGCTCTTAAAGAAGTTCGAGGACATGGACGGTTACTTCGATTCCGACGAGTTAGTTCGTTTTGTAAGAACTTACTTGCCGCGGAAGGACGACTGGACAGCAATAAAGAATCAGGTGGTAATCGAACACGAGCGAGTGAAGTTCCTCGCCAAGGTGTCGGTTGATATCGACATCAAGACGGGTGAGGTATCGTTTGCTTTGCCTGACTTTGGTTTGACGAGCAAGGACACAATTATTGAGGATTTCGTGTGGCAAGACTGCAAGGAGGACTTGATTCGAGGCCGTGAAACTTGGGGAATGGTTGAGATCGGCTACCGTGAGGCTGACAACTACGCTATTGAGTTTTCCAAAAACAAGGGAAAGAGTGCGGGCCGTGGAAAAATCAAGCTGACGGCCTTTAAGACTTTCTGCCCTTACACTATCGATATTGACTACTACAAAGAGGCACGTCGTGAGTTCACTACGAATGAGTGGCTCGATGTCCTGCTCGGTGCGGTTGACTACAACGCGAGTGGCTACCTTGGTGATGAGGAAAAGAAACTCACGATGCTCACCCGTCTCCTTCCGTTCGTTGAAAAACGGCTGAATCTTATAGAACTTGCCCCGAAAGGAACCGGCAAGTCATATCTGTTCGGCCGCGTCAGCCGCTTTGGATGGCTTTCGAGTGGCGGCGTTATGAGCCGTGCAAAAATGTTTTACGACCAGAATAAACGCGTCGAGGGTTTGGTTTCCGGAAACGACTTCATCACCTTTGACGAAGTGCAGACCATTTCATTTACCGATGTGGACGAAATGCGCGCCGCTTTGAAGGGCTACTTGGAATCGGGAATCTTCACCGTCGGCAACTACGAGGGAATCGCAGAAGCGGGCGTTATTCTCTGTGGCAACATCAAGAAAGAAACGATGGACGAGGATGGCTTTGGTAATATGTTTGAGGAACTACCTTCTGTGTTCCACGAATCGGCTTTGATTGAGCGTTTCCACGGCTTCATCAAAGGTTGGAATATTCCCAGAATGAACGACGACCTCAAGATTGCGGGTTGGGCGTTAAACTCGGAATACTTCTGTTCGATTATGCACGAACTGCGTGATGATATGAGTTACCGTGCCATTGTGGATGAACTCATCGAAGTCCCAGAAGCGGCAGATACCCGTGACACCGAGGCGGTCAAACGTATTGCCACGGCTTACCTAAAACTGCTGTTCCCGCAGGTTCGAAGCGCAAATGATATTACCGCCCGAGAATTCAAGCGTTATTGCCTCGACAGGGCGCGAAAGATGAGGGATACCATCAAGTACCAGTTGGGAGTGCTTGATGTGGAGTATCGCGGGAGAGACATCCCTACGTTCAGCGTCAGACCTGACCCCGAAGAAGCGGGGTGA
- a CDS encoding HepT-like ribonuclease domain-containing protein — MYDKELVVQILNQIFNASLTVMSRFELVSDVSDFSDSPSGMEKMDSLCMQLIVIGEAIKKLDKITEDRLLPQYPDVDWRKAKGMRDILTHHYADVDPHAVFFTCSDKIPVLHKTIGKIIEDIS; from the coding sequence ATGTATGATAAAGAATTGGTCGTGCAGATCCTTAATCAGATTTTCAATGCCTCATTGACAGTCATGTCTCGTTTTGAACTTGTATCTGATGTGTCCGATTTTTCCGATAGCCCATCAGGCATGGAAAAAATGGATTCTCTTTGTATGCAGCTCATCGTCATAGGTGAGGCCATAAAGAAGCTTGACAAAATCACTGAAGACAGGCTTCTGCCCCAGTATCCGGATGTTGATTGGCGAAAAGCAAAAGGCATGCGAGACATCCTCACACACCACTATGCTGACGTAGACCCCCATGCGGTCTTTTTTACGTGCTCGGACAAAATACCGGTTTTGCACAAAACAATAGGAAAAATTATTGAGGACATTTCCTGA
- a CDS encoding L-lactate dehydrogenase, producing MKVGIVGSGLVGSSAAYAMVLLGWVDEIVLLDVNQALATAQAEDILHATPFSQSSRISAGDYADLEGSEVVILACGVAQRPGETRIKLLQRNIEIFEQVVPKVTKFAPESVLLVASNPVDIMTHFVARCSGVSPGKTLGSGTILDTSRFRALLGERFEVSPQSVHAYVLGEHGDSEVMIWSNAKIAGVPLSDFAGQTGIDLSEEVKSAIDSRVRGSAYRIIEGKGATNYGIGAALARITKAIRRDERALFTVSAPTSEVDGFGGATFSLPRVVGASGVISTLRPTLSPIEKAALGESAKALLAITQELGC from the coding sequence ATGAAGGTGGGCATAGTTGGAAGCGGTCTGGTTGGAAGCTCTGCGGCTTACGCAATGGTTCTTCTGGGATGGGTGGATGAAATCGTTCTCCTGGATGTGAATCAGGCCTTGGCGACGGCGCAGGCAGAAGACATTTTGCATGCGACACCTTTTTCCCAATCTTCCAGAATCAGCGCAGGTGATTACGCAGACCTGGAGGGCTCGGAAGTCGTTATCCTGGCATGTGGAGTAGCTCAGCGCCCCGGAGAAACCAGGATCAAGCTCTTGCAGAGGAATATTGAGATCTTTGAACAGGTTGTTCCTAAAGTAACCAAGTTTGCTCCGGAATCTGTTTTACTGGTCGCGTCGAACCCAGTCGATATCATGACCCACTTTGTAGCGCGTTGCTCAGGCGTTTCCCCAGGGAAGACACTTGGATCAGGCACTATTTTAGATACTTCCCGCTTTCGGGCCCTATTGGGTGAACGATTTGAAGTTTCGCCCCAATCTGTTCACGCGTATGTGCTGGGTGAGCATGGGGATTCTGAAGTGATGATATGGTCAAACGCTAAAATTGCTGGTGTTCCTCTGTCGGACTTTGCCGGCCAGACAGGGATAGATCTGTCTGAAGAAGTGAAAAGCGCAATTGACAGCCGCGTGAGGGGTTCGGCTTATCGAATAATCGAAGGAAAGGGAGCCACCAACTACGGGATTGGAGCCGCTCTGGCAAGGATCACCAAGGCTATTCGCAGAGACGAACGAGCGCTCTTCACCGTATCGGCTCCAACATCGGAGGTTGATGGATTTGGCGGCGCCACATTTTCCTTACCGCGCGTAGTTGGAGCGTCTGGAGTCATCTCAACATTGAGACCAACTCTATCTCCAATTGAGAAAGCGGCTCTTGGTGAAAGCGCAAAGGCCCTTCTAGCGATAACCCAGGAACTGGGCTGCTAA
- the cobT gene encoding nicotinate-nucleotide--dimethylbenzimidazole phosphoribosyltransferase yields the protein MGLLDETLKRIIPADSRSRQIAQERLDQLTMPYWALGRLMDLALDLAGMTRSTKPEIDKRVVVVMAGDHGVVMEGVSKYPQEVTVQMVYNFINGGAGINAVSRVSGSHVVVVDMGVAGAIEGVKDHAGFISKRIRPGTSNIAIGPAMTRDEAVRSIEAGIQIALDLGSTYNLFGTGDMGIGNTTPSSAVVAAVTGSAPSEVTGHGTGIDDTQFQTKVKVIERILKVNNPDPKDGLDILSKVGGFEIGGIAGLILGVASLQKPVLIDGFISTAAALIAHAICPSAADYMIASHRSVEQGHKTALQHLNKDPLIDLNMRLGEGTGAALSMTLVEAAVRILTEVATFEEASVSKAQE from the coding sequence ATGGGCCTTCTTGACGAGACTTTAAAACGAATTATACCTGCTGATTCAAGATCACGGCAAATTGCTCAGGAAAGGTTAGACCAGCTTACCATGCCCTATTGGGCGCTAGGTCGTCTGATGGATCTGGCTCTTGATCTGGCGGGCATGACTAGATCCACCAAGCCCGAAATAGACAAGCGAGTGGTTGTAGTAATGGCGGGAGATCACGGAGTGGTGATGGAAGGTGTGAGTAAGTACCCCCAGGAAGTCACCGTGCAGATGGTTTACAACTTTATAAATGGTGGGGCGGGAATAAACGCTGTCTCGCGAGTCAGCGGATCACACGTTGTGGTGGTTGACATGGGAGTTGCCGGCGCAATTGAGGGGGTAAAGGACCACGCGGGTTTCATTTCAAAGCGAATCAGACCTGGAACCTCGAATATCGCCATTGGTCCTGCTATGACTCGAGATGAGGCCGTGAGATCAATAGAAGCGGGAATCCAAATCGCTCTGGATCTAGGTTCGACTTACAACCTTTTCGGCACTGGTGACATGGGCATAGGAAACACTACACCCAGCAGCGCCGTTGTCGCCGCGGTCACCGGATCAGCCCCTTCTGAAGTCACCGGACACGGCACAGGAATTGACGATACCCAGTTCCAGACGAAGGTCAAGGTCATAGAAAGAATTCTGAAAGTGAACAATCCTGACCCTAAAGATGGTCTAGATATTTTATCCAAGGTCGGTGGATTTGAAATCGGCGGAATCGCCGGTCTCATACTGGGGGTGGCTTCCCTTCAGAAGCCCGTACTCATAGACGGATTCATATCCACTGCGGCTGCGCTCATTGCGCACGCAATTTGTCCTAGCGCCGCTGATTACATGATTGCTTCGCATCGTAGCGTTGAACAGGGCCATAAAACGGCTCTTCAGCATCTGAACAAGGATCCTCTTATAGATCTAAACATGAGACTGGGCGAAGGAACCGGCGCAGCATTATCCATGACACTGGTTGAGGCGGCAGTTCGGATACTGACGGAAGTCGCCACTTTTGAAGAAGCTTCGGTATCCAAGGCTCAAGAGTAG
- a CDS encoding DUF2461 domain-containing protein, with protein sequence MTGPHGFNGFPKECVDFYTELRNNNNKTWFDAHKPDFEKYVMEPARLFVMDMGMALREISPGVIADSRYSKSIFRPFRDTRFSKDKTPYKTHLGIFFWEGQLPKMDCPGYYFHLEPPLLMIAAGNHCFSKPILDLYRESVADPKYGKALAKAVRDIKDKGSYQIGEKQYKQVPRGYDKTHENAELLLFGGLTAWTEVSIPDEFYSYDLINYCLDKFKDLAPIHKWLLEMIGRIKK encoded by the coding sequence ATGACCGGACCACACGGCTTCAATGGATTTCCCAAAGAATGCGTAGATTTTTATACGGAATTGCGTAACAACAATAATAAAACATGGTTTGACGCTCACAAACCGGATTTCGAGAAATACGTGATGGAGCCCGCGCGTCTTTTTGTGATGGATATGGGAATGGCGCTCAGGGAAATTTCTCCAGGCGTCATTGCAGATTCCCGCTATAGCAAGTCAATTTTCAGGCCGTTCAGAGACACGCGGTTCAGCAAGGATAAGACACCGTACAAGACTCATTTGGGAATCTTCTTCTGGGAAGGTCAATTGCCAAAAATGGATTGTCCTGGATATTACTTTCATTTGGAGCCACCGTTGTTGATGATCGCGGCTGGAAACCACTGCTTCTCCAAACCGATTCTGGATCTTTACCGTGAGTCCGTAGCGGACCCAAAATACGGAAAGGCTTTGGCAAAGGCGGTCCGGGACATCAAGGACAAGGGCTCATATCAAATAGGTGAGAAGCAATACAAACAGGTTCCACGTGGTTACGACAAGACTCATGAAAACGCCGAACTACTGCTTTTTGGAGGATTGACGGCCTGGACCGAGGTGAGTATCCCCGATGAATTTTACTCCTACGATCTTATAAATTACTGTTTGGACAAATTTAAAGACCTCGCTCCCATTCATAAATGGCTTTTGGAAATGATTGGAAGGATCAAGAAATAG
- a CDS encoding nucleotidyltransferase domain-containing protein yields MSSNEILLILKDYKKEKGHDYGIIDLGIFGSTARGEDNEDSDIDVVIRFQRPNLFDMAGIKFDLEERLRKTVDLVSYRENMNLFLKQRIDKDAVYV; encoded by the coding sequence ATGTCCTCCAATGAAATCCTGTTAATACTGAAAGATTACAAAAAGGAAAAGGGGCACGATTATGGAATCATTGATCTGGGCATTTTTGGTTCCACTGCCCGTGGGGAGGATAATGAAGATAGTGACATAGACGTCGTAATCCGATTTCAAAGACCAAACTTGTTTGACATGGCGGGCATAAAATTCGATTTGGAGGAAAGGCTCCGTAAGACCGTTGATTTAGTGTCATATCGTGAAAACATGAACCTTTTTCTAAAGCAAAGGATTGATAAGGACGCTGTGTATGTATGA
- a CDS encoding HigA family addiction module antitoxin, producing the protein MGTKPLITPGEILLEEFMIPLNLSKEDLSAQLNISLIEMSDILECRSVIHVDLATKLSERFGNSPQFWLNLQSDYESDKKEISENQSTELKSCYA; encoded by the coding sequence ATGGGCACAAAACCGTTGATAACACCTGGTGAGATTCTTCTTGAGGAGTTTATGATTCCTCTGAATTTGAGCAAAGAGGATTTGTCCGCCCAGCTAAACATCTCTCTGATTGAAATGTCCGACATTTTGGAATGCCGGTCAGTTATCCATGTGGACCTTGCCACTAAACTCTCCGAGAGGTTCGGAAATTCGCCACAGTTTTGGCTTAACCTTCAAAGTGACTATGAATCTGACAAGAAAGAAATTTCGGAGAACCAATCAACTGAACTCAAATCCTGCTATGCATAA
- a CDS encoding alpha/beta hydrolase has protein sequence MKRNIIITIVALFMVITSILIAQAQQQGAVAPGGDKNSRQVPARLIPVPTTVSPELQAVIARPLNPQLRMVPKTTEEWRAIVTMATEKDKPVLAQLRKLFPVDIKSEIKAGIKTYIVTPESILEENSNRVLIHLHGGGYVFNGGETGLGEAILMAFHGKIRVISVDYRMAPDFPFPAALEDSVAIYNEVLKTYKPRNIGIFGTSAGGGLTMATVLKLREMNVPLPGAVGLGTPWADLTRTGDTLYTNEDIDDVLVTYNGMLKACAELYTGSHDMKDPLISPVYGDFTKGFPPAMLTSGTRDMLLSDTVRVHRKLRQAGVEAYLQVFEGMSHAQYILVFNSPESREAFQELARFFQNHLGK, from the coding sequence ATGAAAAGAAACATTATCATTACAATAGTCGCTTTATTCATGGTCATCACTTCAATCCTGATAGCCCAGGCACAACAGCAAGGCGCTGTCGCGCCAGGCGGCGACAAGAATTCGCGCCAGGTACCCGCCCGATTAATTCCTGTACCAACTACCGTCAGCCCTGAATTGCAGGCGGTTATCGCTCGCCCATTAAATCCCCAATTGCGTATGGTTCCCAAGACCACCGAGGAATGGCGGGCCATTGTCACAATGGCGACTGAGAAGGATAAGCCTGTTCTGGCCCAGTTACGCAAGCTGTTTCCGGTTGATATCAAGAGCGAGATCAAAGCCGGAATCAAAACATATATTGTAACGCCCGAATCAATTCTTGAAGAAAACAGCAATCGGGTCCTGATTCATTTGCATGGCGGAGGTTATGTCTTCAATGGTGGCGAGACCGGTCTGGGTGAAGCGATTCTCATGGCCTTCCACGGAAAGATTCGTGTGATCTCAGTAGACTACCGCATGGCCCCTGACTTTCCTTTTCCCGCGGCTTTGGAGGACTCCGTAGCCATTTACAACGAAGTTCTAAAAACGTACAAGCCTCGCAATATCGGTATCTTTGGGACGTCGGCCGGAGGCGGCCTTACCATGGCTACAGTACTCAAGCTTCGGGAGATGAACGTCCCGCTTCCTGGGGCCGTAGGACTGGGCACCCCGTGGGCGGACCTCACCAGAACCGGTGATACCCTGTACACCAACGAAGACATTGACGATGTCCTGGTCACCTACAATGGCATGTTAAAGGCCTGCGCGGAACTGTACACCGGCTCTCACGACATGAAAGATCCGCTCATCTCTCCAGTTTATGGCGACTTTACGAAAGGATTTCCTCCGGCTATGCTCACCTCCGGCACACGTGATATGCTTCTTAGTGACACCGTTCGGGTTCACCGCAAGCTGCGCCAGGCAGGAGTAGAGGCCTACTTACAGGTATTCGAGGGCATGTCTCACGCCCAGTATATCCTGGTATTCAATTCGCCTGAGTCTCGGGAAGCTTTCCAGGAGTTAGCCCGTTTTTTCCAAAATCATCTTGGCAAGTGA